Proteins from one Bacteroidota bacterium genomic window:
- a CDS encoding DUF1028 domain-containing protein yields MKKYILSIILIFPFIGKSQHTFSIVAIDSLTGEIGSAGATCGDSIIWPGTPGAKIISDLIPGKGAIHTQAYYNPSNQANAHAKMVAGFSPQAIIKWLEENDTDFDSSIRQYGIVDYNSGHPRSAAFTGSQCNNYKNHNLGANYSIQGNILLGQQILDSMENRFKNTKGTLADKLMAALQGANVVGADTRCKPNGTSSLSAFLRMAKPTDSANNIYIDLNIAGTKTGTEPIDELQKKYNTWKAIVGILEKEYYTPLEVSMVPNPSDGIIIVKLNNAKPTKVEIMGLLGQVVMTQYIISNTFELDLSTLNSGLYFINFYKGDIKIGTERIVKK; encoded by the coding sequence ATGAAAAAATATATCTTATCTATTATATTAATTTTTCCTTTTATTGGTAAATCGCAGCATACATTTTCTATTGTAGCTATTGATTCCTTAACAGGCGAAATAGGTAGTGCTGGTGCTACTTGTGGCGATAGTATTATTTGGCCTGGCACACCAGGAGCAAAGATTATAAGTGACCTTATTCCTGGCAAAGGTGCTATCCATACACAGGCTTATTATAACCCCAGCAACCAAGCAAATGCCCATGCCAAAATGGTGGCAGGTTTTAGTCCGCAAGCAATTATTAAATGGCTTGAAGAAAATGATACCGATTTTGATTCCAGTATTCGTCAGTATGGTATTGTAGATTATAATAGCGGACATCCCCGAAGTGCAGCTTTTACTGGCTCGCAATGTAATAATTATAAGAACCATAATTTGGGTGCCAATTATTCTATTCAAGGAAATATTTTATTGGGTCAGCAGATTTTAGATTCGATGGAGAACAGATTTAAAAACACCAAGGGAACTTTAGCTGATAAATTGATGGCCGCATTGCAAGGAGCCAATGTAGTAGGTGCAGATACACGCTGCAAACCCAATGGCACCAGTTCTTTGTCAGCATTTCTTAGGATGGCCAAACCTACCGATTCTGCAAACAATATATATATAGATTTGAATATTGCAGGAACTAAAACAGGCACTGAACCTATAGATGAATTGCAGAAAAAATATAATACTTGGAAAGCTATAGTGGGTATTTTAGAAAAAGAATATTATACACCATTAGAAGTTTCAATGGTTCCCAATCCAAGTGATGGAATTATTATAGTAAAATTAAATAATGCAAAGCCAACCAAAGTAGAAATAATGGGATTGTTGGGGCAAGTTGTGATGACTCAATATATTATATCAAACACATTTGAGCTCGATTTAAGTACCTTGAACAGTGGTTTATATTTTATCAATTTTTATAAAGGTGATATAAAAATCGGTACAGAAAGAATAGTTAAAAAATAA
- a CDS encoding PAS domain-containing protein, with protein MKNLKNGQKKNGDFFEDNFPQGKQTELGLLVADQISAMIAYWDRDEICRYANSAYLKWYGKSNSGIIDNITMQELLGILYDKNHHYLKEVLKGKTQIFEQETISPLGDINHSITTYTADKISGIVKGFFVHITDITVIKLKEKEIIQSNEMVSDQNNRLTNYTYLVSYNLKSSSVKLEKTINSFIEAKNEKEKGKILGSLYDLSSRFSETIKDLNDYISSQSRVNLELSRKLLLNKVPVKSLSKMPHQLSDFKKNRPNGGGA; from the coding sequence ATGAAAAACTTAAAAAATGGTCAGAAGAAGAACGGAGATTTTTTTGAAGACAACTTTCCACAAGGAAAACAGACAGAACTTGGCTTGCTTGTAGCCGACCAGATTAGTGCCATGATTGCCTATTGGGATCGAGACGAAATATGTCGGTATGCCAATAGTGCTTATTTAAAGTGGTATGGAAAATCAAATTCTGGTATCATAGATAATATAACTATGCAGGAGTTGCTTGGCATATTATATGATAAAAACCATCACTATTTAAAAGAAGTATTAAAGGGGAAAACGCAGATTTTTGAGCAAGAAACGATATCTCCCTTAGGCGATATTAATCATTCCATCACCACTTACACAGCGGATAAAATAAGCGGAATTGTAAAAGGGTTCTTTGTGCACATTACTGATATCACTGTAATTAAACTCAAAGAAAAGGAGATTATCCAAAGTAATGAAATGGTGAGTGATCAGAACAATCGCCTCACGAACTATACCTATCTGGTTTCATATAATCTTAAATCGAGTTCGGTTAAATTAGAAAAGACCATCAACTCGTTTATAGAAGCAAAGAATGAGAAAGAAAAAGGGAAAATTCTTGGGTCACTGTATGATTTATCATCTAGGTTTAGTGAAACTATAAAAGATCTGAATGATTATATTAGTTCACAAAGTCGGGTGAATTTGGAATTGAGCAGAAAATTATTGCTTAATAAAGTTCCTGTAAAATCGCTTTCCAAAATGCCGCATCAGCTATCCGATTTTAAAAAGAATCGACCGAATGGCGGAGGTGCCTAA
- a CDS encoding YdeI/OmpD-associated family protein, whose translation MGCNKPSITWPQSVDEALCFGWIDGICRSYNEESYTIRFTPRRSTSIWSAINIEKVEQLSAKGLMKPEGLAAFEKRKEHKSKIYSYEKEAVSFSKEFAIQFSANKKAWTFFNAQAPGYKKTITHWVMDAKQEATQIKRLNILIGSSEAGKKLR comes from the coding sequence GTGGGCTGCAATAAGCCTAGTATTACATGGCCGCAATCGGTTGATGAGGCTCTGTGCTTTGGTTGGATTGATGGCATTTGCAGGTCATATAATGAAGAGAGTTATACTATTCGTTTTACACCACGTAGATCCACAAGTATATGGAGTGCCATCAATATTGAAAAAGTAGAACAGCTCAGTGCAAAAGGTTTAATGAAACCAGAAGGACTTGCAGCTTTTGAAAAACGGAAAGAGCATAAGTCAAAAATATATAGTTACGAAAAGGAGGCAGTATCATTTAGCAAAGAATTCGCAATACAATTTAGTGCCAATAAAAAAGCTTGGACATTTTTTAACGCTCAAGCACCCGGATATAAAAAAACAATTACCCATTGGGTGATGGATGCAAAGCAAGAGGCTACACAAATTAAAAGACTGAATATATTAATTGGTAGTAGTGAAGCTGGAAAGAAGTTGCGATAG
- a CDS encoding T9SS type A sorting domain-containing protein, whose amino-acid sequence MPKTNILMFRKFLLLITIISIQQIQAQIHIGPGQTYNNIQAASVVVKPGDTVFVHAGSYTGYQGIIGLKGTAAKPIVIMRYKNDLHDISGCWQFQACEHLTFRYLNFKANSTATGRLINMDNNGSCTTQAKYIIFDSCYFSNVTDANSITAFKFGGVDFFEVTNCVFKDIPNCNAFDFNVCHHGLIKGNYLENCQSAGHIKGGASDITMERNTFINASSGNWVVFEFGGDTGPQFYCPNDTFEVRNLRFYSNLIVGCGRGFALSSARDCDVINNTFYNCSGTTFRLLNTSNLYPKLYNNRVENNIFAFGTTAYMNASAQQAGSTYFSNNIYYSLVNANFTGPYWDTPEADLVKESSMRVYGNDTFMFVDTAKKDFHLAMGSPAIAAGKQVAEPSVDVFGYVYKNQRSIGAAEYNSTSNILVPQQNEKYYIYPNPTNTGSIILQSNETTYTHLKAIQIFSATGELVYSQSSFQMLVSIDTKRFSKGLYIVRIAENDFISTQKLIVE is encoded by the coding sequence TTGCCTAAAACTAATATTCTGATGTTTCGTAAATTTCTGCTCTTAATTACTATAATAAGTATTCAACAAATACAAGCTCAAATACATATTGGCCCTGGGCAAACATACAATAATATACAAGCTGCTTCTGTAGTTGTAAAGCCAGGTGATACGGTATTTGTGCATGCGGGCTCGTACACAGGCTACCAAGGAATTATTGGTTTGAAAGGCACTGCTGCAAAACCTATTGTGATTATGCGTTATAAAAATGATTTGCATGATATCAGTGGTTGCTGGCAGTTTCAGGCTTGCGAACATTTAACTTTTCGTTACCTTAACTTTAAAGCAAACAGCACAGCCACAGGGCGACTCATCAATATGGATAATAATGGTAGTTGTACAACACAAGCAAAATATATAATTTTTGATAGCTGCTATTTTTCTAATGTAACGGATGCAAATTCTATCACTGCTTTCAAGTTTGGCGGAGTCGATTTTTTTGAAGTAACCAATTGCGTTTTCAAAGATATTCCAAATTGTAATGCGTTCGATTTTAATGTATGCCACCATGGATTAATTAAAGGAAATTATTTGGAAAATTGTCAAAGTGCGGGGCATATAAAAGGGGGTGCATCCGATATTACGATGGAGCGAAATACCTTTATCAATGCTTCTTCTGGCAACTGGGTAGTGTTTGAATTTGGGGGCGATACAGGTCCGCAATTCTATTGCCCGAATGATACCTTTGAAGTGCGAAACTTGCGTTTTTATTCTAATCTTATAGTTGGCTGTGGGCGTGGATTTGCTTTATCATCGGCTAGAGATTGCGATGTAATTAATAATACATTTTACAATTGCAGCGGCACTACTTTCCGACTTTTAAATACCAGTAATTTGTATCCCAAATTATATAATAATAGGGTGGAGAATAATATATTTGCTTTTGGCACTACCGCCTATATGAATGCAAGTGCCCAGCAAGCAGGCTCTACCTATTTCAGCAATAATATATATTATAGCTTGGTGAATGCAAATTTCACTGGTCCCTATTGGGATACGCCCGAAGCAGATTTGGTGAAAGAATCCAGTATGAGAGTATATGGAAATGATACTTTTATGTTTGTAGATACTGCCAAAAAAGATTTCCATTTGGCAATGGGAAGTCCTGCTATCGCTGCGGGGAAGCAGGTAGCGGAACCAAGTGTAGATGTGTTTGGATATGTATATAAAAACCAAAGAAGTATTGGTGCAGCAGAGTATAATTCTACTTCCAATATTTTAGTTCCGCAACAAAATGAAAAGTATTATATATATCCCAATCCAACAAATACAGGAAGTATAATTTTACAAAGCAATGAAACCACTTATACTCATTTAAAAGCTATACAAATATTTTCGGCAACTGGCGAATTGGTATATTCTCAATCATCATTTCAAATGCTTGTAAGTATTGACACCAAAAGATTCTCGAAAGGGTTATATATAGTTCGCATTGCAGAGAATGACTTTATATCGACACAGAAATTGATTGTAGAGTAA